The genomic window TCTCGCTGTCACCCGCGGCCAGGAGCGCGGCGCGCACGCCCTGGTCGGCGATGTCCGCCTCGCGGACGAGCGGGAGTCCCAAGGCGTCCCGCCAGAAGCGGCTGGCGCGCTCCAGGCTCTCGACCACGACGCCGACGTGATGGATCTTCTTGATCATGCGCTGAGTCATCCGCTGCCGGGCAGCCGGACGATGCGGCTCCGGCGGCGACGTACCAACCTAGCCGAGCCCCGGTGGAATTTCAAGCGTTTTCCCCCGCCCCACCCGTCATGCCGGCGCGAAGAACTTCTGGAACTCCGGCCAGGGCTGGGGCGACACCGCGCACAGGCGCGCGGCCTCGGCGACGTGCGCGGGTGTCTTCATGCCCACGAGCGCCGTGCCCACGCCGGGCGTGGAGCGCACGAACTGCAGCGCCCGCTGCGCGTCGGTGTCGAGGCCCGGAAGGAACCGGGCGATCTCCGCCGGCAGGTTCTTCGCGAGCTGGCCCTGGTAGATCGACGCGGAGCTCATGACGTAGACGTCGAGCCGGCGCGCCGACTCGAGCAGCGGGACGGGCTCGCGCCCGGCGCCCTGGTTGGCAAGCGTGAAGGCCTCGGTCATGGCGAGGTTGTACGGCAGCTGGACCACGCGGAACCGGTGCTCCAGCCCTCCGACCTCCTCGGCCAGCGCGACCAGATCCGGCAGCGAGAGGAAATCGCGTGCCGACTGCGGCTGGCGGTACCCGCTCCAGGTCGCCGTGCCATAGAGCCCGATCCTCCGGTCCCG from Candidatus Methylomirabilota bacterium includes these protein-coding regions:
- a CDS encoding aldo/keto reductase yields the protein INVVDSAVNYRHQRSERAVGRALGRLVRAGSAAREGVVVATKGGFLPFDGPAPPGLLRSGDLVAGCHCMTPRYLEDQIERSRVNIDLETIDIYYLHNPETQLGELPRREVTRRLRAAFEFLEGAARDRRIGLYGTATWSGYRQPQSARDFLSLPDLVALAEEVGGLEHRFRVVQLPYNLAMTEAFTLANQGAGREPVPLLESARRLDVYVMSSASIYQGQLAKNLPAEIARFLPGLDTDAQRALQFVRSTPGVGTALVGMKTPAHVAEAARLCAVSPQPWPEFQKFFAPA